In the genome of Ureibacillus sp. FSL W7-1570, the window TTACATCCGCTTCATCATTCAAAATCACACGATATTTAATACCGTAATCATATAGTTCAAGGGATTTAAATTCCATGCCGCCATAATGTTTCTGTAAACCGATGAGCCCGTCTTCCCTTTCAGTAAACTCCGGAACAGCCGCCATTCTTAATTTAGGTGCCAATTCCGCAAGTTTGGAGATTGTATAAAGATCATATTTTTCTGCAACTTTCTTTGTTGTCACTAATCCTTGGGAGTCATTTGCATCTGTTGGTTCAAGCCATACCAAATTAAATTTATCTTTATATTCTTTGGAAACAATATCATATACTTCCTGCGGGTCTGATTTTGGTTCCTGTTCCAAAATGTTGATTAAACCCGTTCCTGTGTACTCAGGATACATATCGATATCTCCGTTTTTTAAACTTTCGTGGGCAACCATTGTTCCGCCGAGATTTAATTTTCTTTCCACTTTATATCCGGCATTTTCCAGAGCAAGTGAGTACATTTCACCTAAAATCAGCGATTCCGTAAAGTTTTTCGAGCCGACTTTGATCAAAGGTTTTTCCTCATCTGTCGAAGCATTTGAACCATCTGAAGATTCATCACCGCAAGCTGCCAACATCGCTATTACCAACACTAATAAGCCCAATAATTTTAAATATTTTTTCATTTTTTAACATCCCTTCATTTAATCTCTTAAATAACGTGTAAAGAATTTTTCTGTGGTTGCAAAGGATACTTCGGAAAGAATCGCCAATAATGCAACCGGAATAGCACCTACTAACAGTAATGGGATATTATACATTCCAAGTCCATTGATGATAAATGTACCTAAACCACCTCCTCCAATAAAGGCTGCAAGGGTTGCACTTGCTACTACTTCGACAGCGGCTGTTCTGCAACCGGCTATGATGATCGGCAATGCCAAAGGAAATTCAATTTTCCTTAAAATTTGCTTTTCATTCATCCCCATTCCAGATGCCGCTTCAATAACCGAACGATCAATCTCCCGAAATCCGGTAAAAGTATTGATGATGATCGGTGGACAAGCCAAAACGGTTAAAGCTACCAGCGCCGGATAAAAACCGGTTCCCATGATCGGTAATACAATAATTAAGATGGCCAGACTTGGAATCACCCGCAATGAGTTAAAAATCCCCATGATGATACTTGAGATTTTTTCATTTTTTGCACAGATGATGCCGATTGTAATACCGATAATCATGGCAATCAACAATGCAATGATGCTTAAAATTAAATGCTCTTGAAAAGCTTCCATAAATTTTTCCGGATTTTGTTGAATGTAGTTCCATGCTTTTTGGACTGTTTCCATAAACTGTCACTCATTTCTTAAACTCAAATTAATTAATTTTTCTAATTGGATTACTTATATTTAACATTAAAAAACATTCGCCATGACAAACCCATTATTCCTTTAGATACTCGTCCGTATGGTTCCAGAGAATCACGATAATTCCAAATCAAGAAGCATTTCAATCGTGGTTATAGCGATAAATCGAACTCAATCACTGATCGCAACAGCGCTTGTACGCCTAAAGCGATATCCTGAAAATCGGTCCATTCCTCCGGACAATGGCTTCTGCCATCACGGCTCGGAACAAAAATCATTCCAATGGGCGCAATTGTCGCCAACTGATTAGCATCATGTCCTGCACCACTCGGCAATTTTATTGATGGACCCACCTCTTGGCACGACTCTTCAATGACTTTTTGGATAAAAGGTTCCACTCTTATCGGTTCTGATTTCGATAAACAATCAAATGCAATGTTTACATTTCTTTCATTGGAAACAATATTGGAAAAACTAATTAATTCTGAGATTATTTGTTCTATTAATAGGGTTTCAATGGACCTTACTTCGAATTCAAAAATCACTTTTCCAGGAATCACGTTTGCCGCATTAGGTAGAACGAATAACTTCCCAACTGTGCCTACTACCGCTTCATCGTATGGTTTCTTGCAAAGCTCTTCCAATTTCAATATCAATTCGGAAGAACTTGTGAGAGCATCTTGCCGCATATTCATAGGGGTAGTCCCCGCGTGATTCGGTTTTCCCTCCACCGTTATCCGATAACGATGAATGCCCACAATTCCTGTGACAATCCCGAGCTTATGATCCGTTTCTTCGAGAACGGGTCCCTGTTCAATATGCATTTCCAAATACAGGGCGACCTCACCCTTTTTTCTTGCTTTTTTATCGATTTCTTCTGGATTTCCACCCGCTTTTTCGATGGCTTCCGCTAAAGTACATCCATTTGGATCACGTCTTGCCAGCATTTCCTTTGTGAGATTGCCAACCATTCCCCGGCTTCCGATTGTTGAAATTCCAAATTCACTAGGTTCTTCCGCTGTAAAATCAACAATCTCCAAAGTATGTTGGAGTTCTATCCCCTGTTCTTTCAACAGGCGAACAACTTCCAATCCTCCCAAGACGCCAATGATTCCATCAAATCGTCCGCCTCCAGATACAGTATCCAAATGGGATCCGATCATAATGGGTGGCAAGGATGGATTTTTTCCCTTTAACACTCCAATGACATTGGAAGCTGAGTCAATGGAAACTTCCATGTTTAAGGAACGCATTTGTTCCATCAGCCATTCTCTTGCCTCAAAATACCAAGTCGTGAAAGGTCTTCTTGTCCAACCTGGTTGGGTTTTATCCACAAAAGTAGCGACTGTCAGAATGTCTTGTTCAATTCTTTGTATGCTTTGTTGCAAATCTGAATCTATCAAATTCTCACCCCTTCAGTTCAACAAAAATAGATTAATGTTTTGCAAATATAAATTGCCCATCACCAGGTTTTCCAACTACATCCTCACCGTCATAGACCAAGTTTCCTCTGACAAACGTATGGGTAATTTTTCCTTGCATCCGTTTATGATGATATGGGCTCCATCCTGCACTTGAATGCTGTTTTGTCTCATCCAATATCCAAGATTGATTCGGGTCAAGAACGACAATATCTGCATCCATTCCTTTTTCAAGTTTGCCTTTTTGTGAAGATAAACCAAAAATCTCGGCAGGTTTTTTGCTTAATAGATTCACCAAATCGATGATTGAAATTTTGCCTTTGGCTACCCCTTCTCCATATAAAATGGGCAATAACACTTCCACTCCTGGAGCACCTGATGCATTTTCAAAAATATTCGAACGATTCTTTTTATCAATTGTCCATGGAGCATGATCGGACGTGACAATGTCAATCATTCCGTTTTTAAGTTGCTTCCAGAGACCGTCTGCATCCTCTTTTGAACGGAGGGGCGGATTGATTTTCGCTTTTGCCTTTAAAGTAAGCATATCCTCTTCCGTTAAAGTCAAATAATGGGTGCAAGTTTCCGCCGTTATATTCGTTCCCATACCCTTGAAGTATTCAACCAGTTCAAAAATGCGA includes:
- a CDS encoding glycine betaine ABC transporter substrate-binding protein — encoded protein: MKKYLKLLGLLVLVIAMLAACGDESSDGSNASTDEEKPLIKVGSKNFTESLILGEMYSLALENAGYKVERKLNLGGTMVAHESLKNGDIDMYPEYTGTGLINILEQEPKSDPQEVYDIVSKEYKDKFNLVWLEPTDANDSQGLVTTKKVAEKYDLYTISKLAELAPKLRMAAVPEFTEREDGLIGLQKHYGGMEFKSLELYDYGIKYRVILNDEADVTVGFTTDGDLTNPDLVLLEDDKSFWPPYYVAPVIRNEILEKDSKVADVLNEVSKLLNDEVVQKLNAEVDIDKREYAEVAKDFLVEQGIIKK
- a CDS encoding ABC transporter permease, yielding METVQKAWNYIQQNPEKFMEAFQEHLILSIIALLIAMIIGITIGIICAKNEKISSIIMGIFNSLRVIPSLAILIIVLPIMGTGFYPALVALTVLACPPIIINTFTGFREIDRSVIEAASGMGMNEKQILRKIEFPLALPIIIAGCRTAAVEVVASATLAAFIGGGGLGTFIINGLGMYNIPLLLVGAIPVALLAILSEVSFATTEKFFTRYLRD
- a CDS encoding Zn-dependent hydrolase, with translation MIDSDLQQSIQRIEQDILTVATFVDKTQPGWTRRPFTTWYFEAREWLMEQMRSLNMEVSIDSASNVIGVLKGKNPSLPPIMIGSHLDTVSGGGRFDGIIGVLGGLEVVRLLKEQGIELQHTLEIVDFTAEEPSEFGISTIGSRGMVGNLTKEMLARRDPNGCTLAEAIEKAGGNPEEIDKKARKKGEVALYLEMHIEQGPVLEETDHKLGIVTGIVGIHRYRITVEGKPNHAGTTPMNMRQDALTSSSELILKLEELCKKPYDEAVVGTVGKLFVLPNAANVIPGKVIFEFEVRSIETLLIEQIISELISFSNIVSNERNVNIAFDCLSKSEPIRVEPFIQKVIEESCQEVGPSIKLPSGAGHDANQLATIAPIGMIFVPSRDGRSHCPEEWTDFQDIALGVQALLRSVIEFDLSL